A region of Salvia splendens isolate huo1 chromosome 17, SspV2, whole genome shotgun sequence DNA encodes the following proteins:
- the LOC121773400 gene encoding putative RING-H2 finger protein ATL21A, translating to MLGILNSSLERNIVVGAGTTTFKDPIMSTTRLMWLLLGFSTSNISMMNQLLEQQQPQNCGGYPGFSLTCSDDIAGRGALLLTLPYSGNFSVRYINYLMQEIQLYDPDGCLPLKLMALNLTSSPFEAMYMDEFVFLSCPRAAVAGTGLATVDCLGNSTSAVVATTSGTLAGSMSMCTTMFTLPIPVSWDDSGGRGGSGDWLSSDLGGDLRLTWSFPDCKGCEARGGVCGYDRNSTVGGITCYFDHGKGKKGLEVFKIIALSIVIPAIMCSICISCFTCIVERRAARNRAATVAPPPPQPPAMVGLDESTIESYKKVVLGESKRLPGPNGVTCPICLVDYCPKDELRCIPECQHCFHSECVDEWLRLNSSCPLCRNSPSHPLEAV from the exons ATGCTAGGCATATTGAACTCTTCCTTAGAGAGGAATATCGTAGTGGGAGCTGGGACTACCACCTTTAAGGATCCCATAATGTCTACAACCAGGCTGATGTGGCTTCTGCTGGGATTTTCGACATCAAACATCTCAATGATGAATCAACTTCTG GAACAACAGCAGCCTCAAAACTGCGGCGGCTACCCCGGCTTCTCCCTCACTTGCTCCGACGATATTGCAGGGAGAGGAGCCCTTCTCTTGACCCTCCCATATTCTGGAAACTTCTCCGTCCGCTACATAAACTACCTCATGCAAGAGATCCAACTCTACGACCCGGACGGCTGCCTCCCGCTGAAGCTCATGGCTCTGAACCTGACCTCCTCGCCCTTCGAGGCCATGTACATGGACGAGTTCGTCTTCCTCAGCTGCCCCCGCGCTGCGGTGGCTGGGACGGGGCTCGCCACCGTCGACTGCCTCGGGAACTCCACGTCGGCGGTCGTGGCCACCACTTCGGGGACCCTCGCCGGGTCGATGAGCATGTGCACGACTATGTTCACGCTCCCGATCCCCGTGTCGTGGGACGACAGCGGCGGGCGAGGAGGAAGTGGTGATTGGCTGTCGTCGGATCTTGGCGGAGATCTGAGGCTGACGTGGAGCTTTCCCGACTGCAAAGGATGTGAGGCGCGGGGCGGAGTTTGTGGGTATGATCGGAACAGCACCGTCGGTGGGATTACTTGCTACTTTGATCACGGAAAAG GTAAAAAAGGGCTTGAGGTATTCAAAATCATTGCACTATCAATAGTGATACCAGCCATCATGTGCTCCATATGCATTTCATGCTTCACATGCATAGTGGAAAGAAGGGCAGCTCGGAATAGGGCTGCCACGGTGGCGCCACCTCCACCTCAGCCACCGGCGATGGTGGGTCTCGACGAGTCAACCATTGAGTCATACAAGAAGGTTGTGCTCGGCGAAAGCAAACGCCTTCCCGGACCCAATGGTGTCACCTGCCCTATATGCCTAGTTGATTATTGTCCAAAAGATGAACTCAGATGCATACCAGAGTGTCAACATTGCTTTCATTCCGAATGTGTTgatgagtggctgagattgaATAGCTCTTGCCCTCTTTGTCGGAATTCACCATCACACCCTTTAGAAGCAGTGTGA